A stretch of the Desulfobacter sp. genome encodes the following:
- a CDS encoding alpha/beta fold hydrolase, translated as MNPFVFELSGYTLKTFSGFSKASIQIKGKEKIPQGSVIFCANHFTRIETIFMPYHVHSITGKQVWSLAAGELFEIPVLKGLMDQLGGVSTHDPLRDEKILTTLLSGQVQWIIFPEGMMVKNKKLIKNDQFTLVEDEKKTRPHTGAAVQAFRCAFFQERLRRLSGTNPFEYERLKSQLKIDDEQAVLEGKTFIVPVNISYYPANPRENILGSIANTLMKEPSKRMMDELMTEGSMLFSGVDITIRFGDPIDIYPYLNDPYIESMLTIKRRVRFNRDIYSKAVTKSISSQIMERYMADVYAMTTINYDHVMACILKHFPYKQEGIYIYEFRCKVYYAITCLVLNRLCNVSDSFYQNQIHLLTNDRFDRVGRFLSLAKKTLVVRIDGDRMFKDQTRFGAKSPFHSVRLENPILVMANEVEPVKEAEICLKKIAQQPGRQIMERVRSRLVEKMNVDYSRAYSAFFIEEESKSKRVGKPLFLKQTNEVAGVLLIHGYMAAPREMAAFANYLYEQGFTVYAPRLAGHGTAPEDLASTGHEQWVESVEEGYVVLRHSCEKIIVGGFSTGAGLALELASRVDDFQAIFAVAPPMQLNDMGSYFVPVIDTWNAVVKKLRLTAGAKEFIENQPENPHINYLRNPIVGIHELERLMDQLVPKLKTLSKPVLVVQSRQDPVVSAKGSLKLFNKIGSDIKEYYLFDFQRHGILLGKGKERVFKAIENFIRLWV; from the coding sequence ATGAATCCATTTGTTTTTGAGCTTTCCGGGTATACCTTAAAAACATTTTCAGGCTTTTCAAAGGCCTCCATCCAGATCAAAGGCAAAGAAAAGATTCCCCAGGGGTCGGTCATTTTCTGCGCCAATCATTTTACCCGCATTGAAACCATTTTCATGCCCTATCATGTCCATTCCATTACCGGAAAGCAGGTCTGGTCCCTTGCTGCCGGAGAATTGTTTGAAATTCCGGTGCTCAAAGGGCTAATGGATCAGCTTGGCGGGGTTTCCACCCATGACCCCCTCAGGGATGAAAAAATTTTAACCACGCTTTTGTCAGGCCAGGTCCAATGGATAATTTTTCCAGAAGGCATGATGGTTAAAAATAAAAAACTCATTAAAAATGATCAATTTACCCTGGTTGAAGACGAAAAAAAGACCCGGCCCCATACCGGGGCCGCTGTCCAGGCATTTCGGTGTGCTTTTTTTCAAGAGCGGCTAAGGCGTTTGTCCGGGACAAATCCATTTGAATACGAGCGGCTTAAATCACAGCTTAAGATAGATGATGAGCAGGCCGTGCTGGAAGGAAAGACCTTTATTGTCCCTGTAAATATTTCTTATTATCCGGCAAATCCCCGGGAAAATATTTTAGGGTCCATTGCCAATACCCTCATGAAAGAACCGTCCAAACGGATGATGGACGAACTCATGACAGAAGGATCCATGCTTTTTTCCGGGGTGGATATCACCATCCGGTTTGGTGACCCCATTGATATTTATCCCTATTTAAATGATCCCTATATTGAAAGTATGCTCACCATAAAAAGGCGGGTGCGGTTCAACCGTGATATTTATTCAAAAGCGGTTACTAAAAGCATTTCCAGCCAAATTATGGAGCGGTATATGGCAGATGTCTACGCCATGACCACCATCAATTATGATCATGTCATGGCCTGCATTCTCAAACATTTTCCCTACAAGCAGGAGGGGATATACATTTATGAGTTCCGGTGCAAGGTATATTACGCCATCACTTGCCTGGTATTGAACCGGCTGTGCAATGTGTCAGACAGTTTTTATCAGAACCAGATCCATTTGCTGACCAATGACCGGTTTGACCGGGTGGGCCGGTTTTTATCTCTGGCCAAGAAAACCTTGGTGGTCCGCATTGACGGGGACAGGATGTTCAAAGATCAGACCCGTTTTGGGGCCAAGAGCCCGTTTCATTCCGTGCGGCTGGAAAATCCGATTCTGGTCATGGCCAACGAGGTAGAGCCGGTAAAAGAGGCTGAAATTTGCCTGAAAAAGATTGCACAGCAGCCAGGCAGACAGATCATGGAACGGGTCAGATCCAGACTGGTTGAAAAGATGAATGTGGATTATTCAAGGGCATATTCAGCCTTTTTTATAGAAGAAGAGTCCAAGAGCAAACGGGTGGGAAAGCCCTTGTTTCTCAAGCAGACCAATGAAGTTGCCGGAGTTTTGCTCATCCATGGGTATATGGCCGCCCCAAGAGAGATGGCCGCCTTTGCCAATTATCTGTATGAACAAGGATTTACAGTCTATGCCCCACGCCTTGCAGGGCACGGTACCGCTCCCGAAGATCTTGCATCCACCGGTCATGAGCAATGGGTGGAATCCGTGGAAGAGGGGTATGTGGTCCTGAGGCATTCTTGTGAAAAAATTATTGTGGGCGGATTTTCAACCGGTGCGGGACTGGCCCTGGAACTGGCCAGCAGGGTGGATGATTTCCAGGCGATTTTTGCCGTGGCCCCGCCCATGCAGCTCAACGATATGGGGTCGTATTTTGTTCCCGTCATTGACACCTGGAATGCCGTGGTCAAAAAGTTGCGCCTGACTGCCGGGGCAAAGGAATTTATTGAAAATCAGCCTGAAAATCCCCATATTAATTATCTGCGAAATCCCATCGTTGGAATTCATGAACTGGAAAGGCTCATGGATCAGCTGGTCCCCAAGCTTAAGACCTTGTCAAAACCGGTTCTGGTGGTCCAGTCCAGGCAGGATCCTGTGGTCAGTGCCAAGGGCAGTTTAAAGCTGTTCAACAAAATCGGCTCAGACATCAAAGAGTATTATCTTTTTGATTTCCAGCGCCATGGTATTCTTCTGGGAAAAGGCAAGGAAAGGGTGTTCAAGGCCATTGAAAATTTCATCCGGCTCTGGGTTTAG
- a CDS encoding ISL3 family transposase: MSTSFIYHAFGLRDYFYKTTRFIGGIITFELIPKPEAVKCPECNSRSVTRKGIVTRDLRTIPVGSKPVILRTAIQRIWCSFCQFVRQIKLSFAQEGKSYTRAFERYVLELSQFMTIKDIAIHLRISWDTIKQIQKEDLLRRYRKIPLEKVRQIAIDEISIGKGHKYLTIVMDLESGRILHVGEGKGGEALKSFWTKVKISKAKIKAVSIDMSPAYLSAVIENLSGSAIVFDRFHVVKLFNEKLSDFRRKLYNLLANTGQQKLLKGVRWLLLKNPENLSDDKKEAQRLEEALKINQPLLVVYYMKEELRQIWNQKKKETAEKIVSNWINLANISKIPMLMKFAKTLAVHRQRILSYYDYRISTGPLEGTNNKIKTMKRKAYGYRDSEFFRLKLLDLHNKRYALIG, translated from the coding sequence ATGTCCACAAGCTTCATATACCATGCCTTTGGCCTTCGTGACTACTTTTATAAAACAACACGTTTCATCGGTGGAATAATCACTTTTGAACTCATACCAAAACCGGAGGCGGTAAAATGCCCGGAATGTAATTCCAGGTCCGTCACCAGGAAAGGGATTGTGACAAGAGATCTCAGAACAATACCGGTAGGTTCAAAACCCGTGATTCTCAGGACGGCTATCCAGAGAATTTGGTGTTCGTTCTGTCAATTTGTCCGGCAAATCAAACTATCCTTTGCCCAGGAGGGGAAAAGCTATACCCGGGCTTTTGAACGGTATGTCTTGGAGTTGTCTCAGTTCATGACAATCAAAGATATTGCCATCCATTTAAGGATCAGCTGGGATACGATAAAGCAGATCCAGAAAGAAGACCTGCTGAGGCGTTATCGAAAAATCCCCCTTGAGAAAGTCCGGCAGATTGCCATAGATGAAATTTCCATAGGGAAAGGGCATAAATACTTGACCATCGTGATGGATCTGGAATCCGGTAGAATTCTGCACGTGGGAGAAGGAAAAGGTGGTGAAGCTTTGAAATCTTTTTGGACAAAAGTGAAAATATCGAAAGCAAAAATCAAAGCCGTCAGCATCGATATGTCCCCGGCATACTTGAGTGCTGTTATTGAAAATCTTTCTGGTTCAGCAATTGTCTTTGACAGATTTCATGTTGTTAAATTGTTCAATGAGAAACTGTCGGATTTCAGGCGAAAGCTCTACAACCTTCTTGCCAATACCGGGCAACAAAAACTTCTGAAGGGAGTCCGGTGGCTTTTGTTAAAAAATCCCGAAAACCTCAGTGATGACAAGAAGGAGGCCCAACGGTTAGAAGAAGCATTGAAAATAAATCAGCCGCTATTGGTAGTCTACTACATGAAAGAGGAACTCAGGCAAATATGGAATCAAAAGAAAAAAGAAACAGCTGAAAAGATAGTCAGCAATTGGATCAATCTGGCCAATATTTCCAAAATTCCAATGTTGATGAAATTTGCCAAGACCTTGGCTGTGCACAGGCAAAGAATCCTTTCATACTATGATTACAGGATATCTACAGGTCCTTTAGAAGGGACAAATAACAAGATAAAAACCATGAAACGGAAAGCTTATGGATACAGGGATTCGGAGTTTTTCAGGTTGAAACTTTTGGACCTTCACAATAAAAGGTACGCATTAATCGGATGA
- the mtaB gene encoding tRNA (N(6)-L-threonylcarbamoyladenosine(37)-C(2))-methylthiotransferase MtaB produces MSKKTFYIETLGCKVNHYESDGIAAALEDQGFVRNIKGQKADVCIINTCAVTSKAGIQSRQTIRRLIRENPDAKIMVTGCHAQTDPELVGKIQEIDQIICHQDKAKLAPYIAADFNDEQDLSYKKTDHSKNARFIGFDKPVSGSMTRAYLKIQDGCNAFCTYCIIPYARGASVSMPKARVADHLKGLAAKGFKEIILTGIHTGLYGLDLDPPTTLSGLVQDIDKHKWVDRIRISSIEPVEITDELIDLARPGNILCDHFHIPLQSGDTKILKRMKRPYTTGEFEAVVQKIHTAIPHASIGIDIIMGFPGETDQAFETTYNFVKNLPVSYLHVFPFSPRKGTPAFYFNPKVESKVIKERCARMRQLDAQKRKAFIQVNQGRILKGLVQHQKDKKTGMLKAVTSNYITLLFEGTEDLKGKIVDLVYDNDHENQDIVARKVNP; encoded by the coding sequence ATGAGCAAAAAAACATTTTATATCGAGACCCTGGGATGCAAGGTTAATCACTACGAATCTGACGGGATAGCTGCCGCACTTGAAGACCAGGGTTTTGTCCGTAACATAAAGGGACAAAAGGCAGACGTCTGCATTATCAACACCTGTGCCGTCACCTCCAAGGCAGGCATACAGTCAAGACAAACGATCCGGAGACTGATCCGGGAAAATCCTGATGCCAAAATTATGGTCACAGGATGCCACGCACAAACCGATCCCGAACTTGTGGGTAAAATCCAGGAGATTGACCAGATAATCTGTCACCAGGACAAGGCAAAACTTGCACCGTATATTGCCGCAGACTTCAACGACGAACAGGATCTCTCCTATAAAAAAACAGATCATTCTAAAAATGCCAGATTCATTGGATTTGACAAACCTGTGTCAGGGTCCATGACCCGGGCCTACCTGAAGATCCAGGACGGATGTAATGCCTTTTGCACCTATTGTATTATCCCCTATGCAAGGGGGGCTTCGGTGAGCATGCCCAAGGCCCGGGTAGCCGACCATTTAAAAGGCCTTGCCGCAAAAGGGTTCAAAGAGATCATCCTCACCGGCATCCACACAGGGCTCTACGGTCTTGACCTTGATCCCCCAACCACCCTTTCCGGCCTGGTTCAGGATATAGACAAACACAAATGGGTGGATCGCATCCGAATTTCATCAATTGAACCTGTTGAAATTACGGACGAACTCATCGACCTTGCCCGTCCGGGAAACATTCTTTGCGACCATTTCCACATCCCTTTGCAATCCGGAGACACCAAAATACTCAAACGGATGAAACGGCCCTATACCACCGGAGAATTTGAGGCTGTCGTCCAAAAAATCCACACGGCCATCCCCCATGCCAGCATCGGCATAGACATTATCATGGGATTTCCCGGCGAGACAGACCAAGCGTTTGAAACCACATATAATTTTGTAAAAAACCTGCCGGTCTCCTACCTTCACGTCTTTCCCTTTTCTCCGAGAAAAGGGACCCCAGCCTTTTATTTTAACCCCAAGGTGGAATCAAAGGTCATCAAAGAAAGATGCGCCCGGATGCGGCAGCTTGACGCTCAAAAACGCAAAGCGTTTATCCAGGTCAACCAGGGCAGAATTCTAAAAGGACTGGTCCAGCACCAAAAGGATAAAAAAACAGGGATGCTCAAGGCTGTGACCTCAAACTATATTACCCTTCTTTTTGAGGGAACAGAGGATCTCAAGGGGAAAATTGTTGACCTGGTCTATGATAACGACCATGAAAACCAGGATATCGTTGCCAGAAAAGTCAACCCCTGA
- the mnmA gene encoding tRNA 2-thiouridine(34) synthase MnmA yields MSSPVVAVALSGGIDSLVSGFLIKKAYKEVFGIHFTTGYESMPVDTHAIESQLGFPIHILDLSSVFEKEVVSYFTSTYLSGKTPNPCLVCNQKIKFGALLSHALDLGADALATGHYARVHNGFSVTNMDETCPWLEKGVDLNKDQSYFLARLGCSQLAKSIFPLGSMDKPRVRKIAHDQGLVPVIPSESQDICFIREKNFAQFINDKQGISPLPGPVMDITGKQVGTHNGLHTFTIGQRRGINIPASEPYYVRGICMADNTLHVCFKKDLGQKEMEVDQIIWNHPRTETCHDLITKIRYAHKGAASVLTRTGQRGKVKFNTPQNAVTPGQAAVFYRDNRVLGAGIIQ; encoded by the coding sequence ATGTCCTCTCCTGTGGTTGCCGTGGCCCTGAGCGGGGGAATTGATTCCCTTGTGTCGGGGTTTTTGATCAAAAAGGCATACAAAGAGGTGTTCGGCATCCACTTTACCACCGGCTATGAATCCATGCCCGTGGATACCCATGCCATTGAATCCCAGCTTGGATTTCCGATTCACATCCTGGATCTTTCCTCTGTGTTTGAAAAAGAAGTGGTCTCCTATTTTACCTCCACCTATTTATCCGGCAAGACCCCCAATCCCTGCCTGGTCTGCAACCAGAAAATTAAATTTGGCGCCCTTTTATCCCATGCCCTGGACCTGGGAGCAGATGCTTTGGCCACAGGCCATTATGCCCGGGTGCACAATGGATTTTCCGTTACCAATATGGACGAAACTTGCCCCTGGCTTGAGAAAGGAGTTGACTTGAACAAAGACCAGTCCTATTTTCTGGCCCGCCTGGGGTGTTCACAGCTTGCAAAATCGATTTTTCCTCTGGGATCCATGGATAAACCCAGGGTCAGAAAAATTGCCCATGACCAGGGTCTGGTGCCTGTTATCCCCTCTGAAAGCCAGGATATCTGCTTTATCCGGGAAAAAAATTTTGCCCAGTTCATCAACGACAAACAAGGTATCTCCCCCCTGCCCGGGCCTGTGATGGACATCACAGGAAAACAGGTAGGCACTCATAACGGCCTTCACACATTTACCATCGGCCAGAGACGGGGAATCAATATCCCGGCTTCAGAACCCTATTATGTCCGGGGGATTTGCATGGCTGACAACACCCTCCACGTCTGTTTTAAAAAAGATTTGGGCCAAAAAGAGATGGAGGTCGACCAAATCATATGGAATCATCCCCGTACAGAAACCTGCCATGATCTGATCACTAAAATACGATACGCCCACAAGGGTGCAGCCTCTGTTCTGACCCGGACCGGTCAAAGGGGCAAGGTGAAATTTAACACCCCGCAAAATGCAGTCACCCCGGGCCAGGCCGCTGTTTTTTACCGGGACAACCGCGTATTGGGAGCCGGGATTATCCAATAG
- a CDS encoding FkbM family methyltransferase has translation MNFPRKIINACGFEILKINKYHPTIESHLKILFDALSIDLVLDVGANNGGYGTMLRQMGYKGHIISFEPVKRCYKALQETIGNDKKWIAHNFALGPEDKVLTINVPRSNDFASFLDVTDGAKEIWATDFSAMAQEQVQVKALDQVFEFLVRDLGEKRNIFLKMDTQGFDLEVFKGAEQSIQNIQGIQSEISVIPIYENMPDYIESLSCFRENGFELTGLYPVSRNMQTLLVVEFDAVMIKQP, from the coding sequence ATGAATTTTCCACGAAAAATTATCAATGCCTGTGGGTTTGAGATTTTAAAGATCAACAAATACCATCCCACAATTGAATCCCATTTAAAGATATTGTTTGATGCCCTGTCCATAGATTTGGTCCTTGATGTGGGGGCCAATAACGGGGGGTATGGGACAATGCTCAGGCAGATGGGATATAAGGGGCATATCATCTCTTTTGAGCCGGTGAAAAGATGTTACAAGGCACTCCAAGAGACCATCGGCAATGACAAAAAATGGATCGCCCATAATTTTGCCCTGGGACCTGAGGACAAAGTCCTGACCATTAATGTGCCTCGATCCAATGATTTTGCCTCTTTTCTGGATGTGACCGACGGGGCAAAAGAGATCTGGGCAACGGATTTTTCAGCCATGGCCCAGGAGCAGGTCCAGGTAAAAGCTCTTGATCAGGTCTTTGAATTTCTGGTCCGGGATCTGGGGGAAAAAAGAAATATCTTTTTGAAAATGGATACCCAGGGGTTTGATCTGGAGGTGTTCAAAGGGGCAGAACAGAGCATTCAAAATATACAGGGGATCCAGTCTGAAATATCGGTGATTCCCATTTATGAAAACATGCCTGACTATATTGAATCCCTTTCCTGCTTCAGGGAGAATGGCTTTGAACTGACAGGGCTTTACCCTGTGTCAAGAAATATGCAAACCCTTCTGGTGGTTGAATTTGATGCTGTTATGATTAAACAGCCCTAA
- a CDS encoding 4Fe-4S binding protein — protein MYSKIVILDFPAQVAQKALVCQLVKKYDLLFNILNAQISTQREGHMVLEISSVSRAGFNKGVGFLKKQGVLISTPEHQIFKDEEICTHCGACLAVCPTDALYIKRPEMEVIFDKEKCSLCERCIVTCPTRAMGLFSQNKEEIV, from the coding sequence TTGTATTCAAAAATTGTCATCTTGGACTTTCCAGCCCAGGTGGCCCAAAAAGCCCTGGTCTGCCAATTGGTTAAAAAATACGATCTTTTATTTAATATATTAAATGCCCAGATCTCAACCCAGCGCGAAGGTCACATGGTATTGGAAATCTCTTCGGTCAGCCGGGCCGGATTCAACAAGGGGGTGGGATTTTTAAAAAAGCAAGGGGTCCTGATCTCAACGCCTGAACACCAGATTTTCAAGGATGAAGAAATCTGCACCCATTGCGGGGCCTGCCTTGCGGTCTGTCCTACAGATGCCCTGTATATCAAACGGCCTGAGATGGAGGTCATTTTTGATAAAGAAAAATGCAGTTTATGCGAACGCTGCATTGTCACCTGTCCGACCCGGGCAATGGGGCTTTTCAGTCAAAACAAGGAAGAGATCGTCTAA